Proteins encoded by one window of Carassius carassius chromosome 30, fCarCar2.1, whole genome shotgun sequence:
- the LOC132110639 gene encoding myoferlin-like: MLKVVVESAKGIPKKTLGIPDPIAAVTFKGEKKKTKAIDKELNPVWNEIIEFDLKGTPLDSSSFIDVVVKDYETIGKDKFIGSAKIFLKELAAGQTRSLPSKNIPLINEKKQEFGATISLMIGYEPPASAVPNPNDQNMGDTQAGETAAGEEEKGADSDEDAGDVAEPGAPGVSPSGQPKKMVRTTRKRQKSLANKPQDFQIRIRVIEGRQLPGNNIKPVVKVNVCGQTHRTRIRRGNNPFFDEIFFYNINMLPSELFDESISIRVYNAYSLRADSLMGEFKLDVGYVYDEPGHAIMRKWLLLSDPDDSVSGARGYLKVSMFIVGTGDEPPVEKREANEEQDDIESNLLLPAGISLRWATLSLKIYRAEDMPQMDDAFAQTVKSIFGGTNDKKNLVDPFLEVSFAGKKVCTKIVEKNANPEWNQLIHLQVKFPSMCERIKLTVFDWDRLSRNDVIGTTYLNLTKIASSGGEIEESPSENGMPPSFNVDSTESEVGFLPAFGPCYVNLYGSPREFTGLPDPYEDLNCGKGEGVAYRGRVLIELSTQLDAKTDKKVEDISNDDNLVAQKYQRRRKYSLCAVFHSSCMLQEPGEPIQFEVSIGNYGNKLDSTCKPLASTTQFSCAVFDGNHYYYLPWADSKPVVILTSFWEEISHRLDAVNIILYISDRLQANIVSLKTALLAKVSDSRLAEIWLKLITQLIDDLSSYQLPDLEGKSNLTALDIQIKNLRDKTMASVKEAAIRMREEAVDVRATMPDIEDWLERLQQITEEPQNSMPDVIIWMLRGEKRVAYARIPANQVLYSTHSEQAIGKYCGRTQSIFMQYPMDKNKGLKIPVQLRVNMWLGLSAHEKKFNSFAEGTFSVYAEMYENQAQVFGKWGTTGLVGRHKFSDVTGKVKLKQECFMPPRSWEWEGDWFIDPERGLLTEADAGHSEFTDEVYQNETRFPGGEWKPAAEPFTDVNGEKAQNPQEIECPPGWIWEDDWNFDINRAVDEKGWEYGVTIPPDDKPRSWVAAEKMYHIHRRKRLVRPRRKTSDTPTIEKKDIGDGWEYSSLIGWKFHRKERSSDTFRRRRWRRKMAPAERVGPSAIFNLEGALGIDEDEKGSKKDPAKLFGANTPSVFCRFDKSFMYHLRVYAYQAKNLLPMDKDSFSDPYVHVSFLHVSKTTEIVKSSLNPTWDQTLIFDDIEIYGDPQTIAHNPPSVVLEVYDNDQVGKDEPMGRCTCPPVVNLNPATPLTPRLLWFPVTMKGRNAGEMLVAAELLLKDKANDVNLPLVPPRRSENLYMVPQGIRPVVQLTAVEILAWGLRNMKAYQLAAVSSPSLIVECGGKTLQTAIIKNIKKNPNFPGSVLFLKVLLPKDEMYTPPIVLKVIDHRPFGRKPVVGQCTINSLEEFRCDPYICTTEVAMSAKVAMMSAAPRDVVVDMGDRMPSPSKLEEDTVDWWSKFYASINEHEKCGPYLQKGYDTLTVYNTELEAVPEFRGLTDFCTTFKLQRGKTEDEEEDPSVVGEFKGSFRVYPLSDDPNVSDPPRQFRELPESCPQECLVRIHIIRCLDLQPKDNNGMCDPYIKLYLGKKMIDDRDHYKPNTLNPEFGRVFELSCFIPQDKDLKISIYDYDLLSSDEKVGETVIDLENRLLSRFGSHCGIPKSYCVSGVNQWRDQLKPSQILQNLARMRGIPAPQIADDGSFLSFGGREYRLDELEANKTIHPHLGPPKERICLHVLRRQGLVPEHVETRTLYSTYQPTLSQGKIQMWVEIFPKSLGIPGPLCDITPRKPKKYFLRIIVWNTTEVVLDETSITGENMSDIYVKGWMPGMEEDKQKTDVHYRSLDGDGNFNWRFVFGFDYLPAEQLCLVSRKEHFWNLDKTEFRIPPKLIIQIWDNDKFSLDDYLGTVELDLLHLIPPAKTPEKCSLSMLNQTGKNLTPSSLFSQKSVRGWWPCAMEEDGKKILAGKVEMTLEVVEKKEAEERPAGKGRDEPNMNPKLDLPNRPDTSFLWFTNPCKTMKFIIWRRYKWLFIGLIILILVILFVGILLYSFPNYISMKIVKPY; this comes from the exons ATTTATTGGTTCTGCAAAGATCTTTCTTAAAGAATTGGCTGCTGGTCAGACCAGATCTCTTCCTTCCAAGAACATTCCTCTAATTAATGAGAAAAAACAGGAATTTGGG GCAACCATCAGTTTGATGATTGGTTATGAACCTCCTGCAAGTGCTGTCCCAAACCCAAACGATCAAAACATGGGAGATACCCAGGCTGGAGAAACTGCAG CTGGTGAAGAGGAGAAAGGAGCTGATAGTGATGAAGATGCAGGTGATGTGGCTGAGCCAGGGGCACCTGGAGTTTCTCCCTCTGGACAGCCAAAAAAGATGGTTCGTACAACTCGGAAGCGACAGAAATCCTTGGCCAACAAACCCCAAGATTTCCAG ATCCGTATTCGAGTAATTGAGGGTCGACAGTTACCCGGCAATAACATAAAGCCAGTCGTCAAAGTAAATGTGTGcggacagacacacagaacaagGATCCGAAGAGGAAACAATCCGTTCTTTGATGAG ATTTTCTTCTACAACATCAACATGCTACCTTCTGAGCTTTTTGATGAGAGCATCTCGATCCGG GTGTATAATGCCTACTCCCTCAGAGCAGACAGTCTTATGGGGGAGTTTAAG CTCGATGTCGGCTATGTCTATGATGAGCCTG GGCATGCAATCATGAGGAAGTGGTTGCTGCTAAGTGACCCTGATGACTCAGTCTCCGGAGCCAGAGGTTACCTGAAAGTCAGCATGTTCATAGTAGGCACTGGAGATGAGCCACCG GTGGAAAAGCGAGAAGCCAATGAGGAACAAGATGACATTGAAAGTAACTTGCTGCTGCCAGCTGGAATCTCTTTACGATGGGCCACACTGAGTCTAAAAATCTACCGTGCTGAAGACATGCCTCAAA TGGATGATGCATTTGCACAGACAGTAAAGAGCATATTCGGTGGAACAAATGATAAGAAGAATTTGGTGGATCCTTTTCTAGAAGTCAGTTTTGCTGGCAAAAag GTGTGTACAAAGATCGTAGAGAAGAATGCCAATCCAGAGTGGAATCAGCTGATTCACCTGCAGGTTAAG TTCCCATCAATGTGTGAACGCATCAAGCTTACTGTATTTGACTG GGATCGGCTGTCAAGGAATGATGTTATTGGGACCACTTACCTTAATCTGACAAAAATAGCATCATCTGGTGGGGAAATTGAGG AATCACCCTCAGAAAATGGAATGCCTCCTTCCTTTAatg TGGACTCCACAGAATCAGAGGTTGGATTTCTTCCAGCTTTTGGGCCTTGTTATGTTAACCTTTATGGAAGTCCAAGAGAATTTACTGGCCTTCCTGACCCATATGAGGATCTGAATTGTGGCAAG GGTGAAGGGGTGGCATATCGGGGGAGGGTTCTGATCGAGCTTTCCACTCAACTGGATGCCAAAACTGACAAGAAAGTGGAAGACATTTCAAACGATGACAATTTGGTGGCACAG AAGTACCAGCGGAGAAGGAAGTATTCCTTATGTGCCGTGTTCCACAGTTCCTGTATGCTTCAGGAACCTGGAGAACCCATTCAGTTCGAGGTCAGCATTGGAAACTATGGAAATAAACTGGACTCCACATGCAAACCTCTGGCCTCCACCACTCAGTTTAGCTGTGCGGTATTTGACG GAAATCACTATTATTACTTGCCCTGGGCTGATTCTAAGCCTGTTGTTATCCTCACATCTTTCTGGGAGGAGATAAGTCATCGTTTGGATGCAGTGAACATCATTCTCTACATTTCTGACCGACTG CAAGCCAACATTGTCTCTCTGAAGACGGCGCTCCTGGCTAAAGTGTCTGACTCTCGTCTAGCTGAGATTTGGCTGAAACTTATCACCCAACTCATCGATGACCTTTCCAG TTACCAGCTACCAGATTTGGAGGGTAAGTCGAATCTGACAGCACTTGATATTCAGATCAAGAATCTGCGTGACAAAACCATGGCCAGTGTCAAAGAGGCGGCCATTCGCATGAGGGAGGAGGCTGTTGATGTTAGAGCCACAATGCCTGATATAGAGGACTGGCTGGAGCGACTACAGCAGATCACAGAGGAG CCTCAGAACAGTATGCCTGATGTTATCATATGGATGCTGAGAGGAGAGAAACGTGTGGCCTACGCCCGCATCCCAGCCAATCAGGTTCTCTACTCCACCCACAGCGAGCAGGCCATTGGCAAGTACTGTGGCAGGACCCAAAGCATATTTATGCAG TACCCAATGGACAAAAACAAAGGTCTCAAGATCCCCGTGCAGTTGCGTGTGAACATGTGGTTGGGTCTGTCTGCACATGAGAAGAAGTTCAACAGCTTTGCTGAGGGAACCTTCAGTGTGTACGCAGAGATG TATGAGAATCAGGCTCAGGTTTTTGGAAAGTGGGGAACCACGGGTCTAGTTGGCCGGCACAAGTTTTCGGATGTGACAGGAAAAGTAAAACTGAAGCAGGAATGTTTCATGCCACCCAGGAGCTGGGAGTGGGAAGGAGACTGGTTCATTGACCCTGAGCGCGG TCTGCTTACAGAGGCTGATGCAGGACATTCTGAATTCACAGACGAGGTCTACCAAAATGAAACTCGCTTCCCTGGTGGAGAATGGAAACCTGCCGCTGAACCTTTTACTGATGTG AATGGAGAGAAGGCCCAAAACCCTCAAGAGATTGAGTGTCCTCCAGGATGGATTTGGGAAGATGACTGGAATTTTGACATCAACAGGGCAGTGGATGAGAAAG GATGGGAATACGGTGTCACCATTCCTCCTGATGATAAGCCCAGGTCATGGGTGGCTGCTGAGAAAATGTACCACATCCATCGCAGGAAAAGACTGGTCCGACCCCGCAGGAAGACATCAGACACACCTACTATAGAG aagaaagacattGGTGATGGCTGGGAATACTCGTCTCTGATTGGGTGGAAGTTCCACAGGAAGGAGCGTTCCTCTGACACATTCCGCCGCAGACGCTGGAGGAGGAAAATGGCGCCAGCTGAACGTGTGGGCCCGTCGGCTATCTTTAACCTGGAAGGGGCTTTG GGAATAGATGAGGATGAGAAAGGCAGCAAAAAGGACCCGGCTAAACTCTTTGGTGCCAACACACCCTCTGTGTTTTGCAGATTCGACA AGTCATTCATGTATCATCTCAGAGTCTATGCATATCAAGCCAAGAACCTTCTGCCTATGGACAAAGACAGCTTTTCTG ACCCCTATGTGCATGTGTCATTCTTGCATGTCAGCAAGACTACAGAGATTGTTAAATCCAGTCTCAATCCCACATGGGACCAAACCCTTATTTTTGATGACATCGAAATCTATGGAGACCCTCAGACCATTGCTCATAACCCACCCAGTGTTGTTCTGGAAGTTTATGATAATGACCAAGTG GGGAAGGATGAGCCGATGGGCAGATGCACGTGTCCTCCAGTAGTGAACCTAAACCCTGCCACCCCATTAACACCTAGACTCCTTTGGTTCCCCGTCACTATGAAAGGACGAAATGCAGGAGAAATGCTTGTAGCAGCTGAGCTCTTGCTCAAAGATAAG GCAAATGACGTTAACCTTCCCCTGGTGCCTCCTCGAAGAAGTGAGAATCTGTACATGGTTCCGCAGGGGATCAGGCCTGTTGTGCAGCTCACCGCAGTCGAG ATTCTTGCCTGGGGTTTAAGGAACATGAAGGCATATCAACTGGCTGCAGTGTCTTCCCCCAGCCTTATAGTTGAATGTGGAGGGAAGACTCTTCAGACTGCCATCATCAAAAACATCAAGAAAAATCCCAACTTCCCTGGATCTGTCCTGTTCCTCAAAGTG CTTCTCCCTAAAGATGAGATGTACACTCCTCCCATTGTGCTCAAAGTTATTGACCACAGACCCTTTGGTCGGAAACCAGTTGTTGGACAGTGTACTATAAACTCCCTTGAGGAGTTCAGATGTGATCCTTACATATGCACCACCGAGGTGGCAATGTCTGCAAAGG TGGCCATGATGTCTGCAGCTCCCAGAGATGTTGTCGTTGATATGGGGGACAGAATGCCCAGCCCTTCTAAACTG GAAGAGGATACAGTGGACTGGTGGAGCAAATTCTATGCCTCCATTAACGAGCATGAAAAGTGCGGCCCTTATCTCCAGAAAGGATATGACACCTTAACA GTTTATAACACAGAGCTTGAGGCGGTCCCAGAATTCAGAGGGCTGACAGACTTCTGCACTACATTCAAGTTACAGAGGGGCAAAACCGAGGATGAAGAGGAAGACCCATCTGTAGTGGGAGAGTTCAAG GGGTCCTTTCGAGTGTATCCCTTGTCAGATGACCCAAATGTCTCAGACCCACCACGACAGTTTAGGGAGCTGCCTGAGAGCTGTCCTCAGGAATGCCTGGTCAGAATCCACATCATACGCTGCCTTGACCTGCAGCCAAAAGACAACAATGGCATG TGTGATCCCTACATAAAGCTTTATCTGGGGAAGAAAATGATTGATGACCGAGATCACTACAAACCAAACACTCTAAATCCAGAATTTGGAAG AGTGTTTGAACTGAGCTGCTTCATTCCACAAGACAAGGACTTGAAGATTTCCATCTATGATTATGACCTGCTTAGCTCTGATGAGAAGGTTGGAGAAACAGTCATAGACCTTGAGAATAGACTTCTTTCTCGCTTTGGCTCACATTGTGGAATCCCAAAATCTTACTGTGT ATCTGGTGTGAACCAGTGGAGGGACCAGCTCAAACCATCTCAGATCCTACAGAATCTAGCCAGGATGAGAGGAATTCCTGCTCCTCAAATTGCAGATGATGGAAGTTTCCTGTCGTTTGGAGGACGAGAGTACAGGCTAGATGAACTGG AGGCCAATAAAACCATCCATCCACATCTGGGTCCACCTAAGGAGCGAATCTGCTTGCATGTGTTAAGGAGGCAAGGCCTCGTCCCAGAGCATGTGGAGACCAGGACCCTGTACAGCACCTACCAGCCCACTCTCTCTCAG GGCAAAATCCAGATGTGGGTTGAAATATTCCCCAAAAGCCTTGGTATTCCTGGACCCCTTTGTGACATCACTCCTCGGAAACCCAAAAA GTATTTCCTGCGAATCATCGTTTGGAATACGACCGAAGTCGTCCTGGATGAAACCAGCATCACAGGAGAAAACATGAGTGACATCTATGTGAAAGG GTGGATGCCAGGTATGGAAGAGGACAAGCAGAAAACTGATGTCCATTACAGGTCTCTAGATGGAGATGGAAATTTCAACTGGAGATTTGTCTTTGGCTTTGATTATTTGCCAGCAGAACAGTTGTGTCTTGTGTCTAGAAAG GAACACTTCTGGAATCTAGACAAAACTGAGTTCAGGATCCCTCCCAAACTGATCATTCAGATCTGGGACAATGACAAATTCTCTTTAGATGATTACTTAG GCACGGTGGAGTTGGATCTGCTTCACCTCATCCCTCCAGCTAAGACCCCTGAAAAGTGCTCTCTAAGCATGCTAAACCAAACAGGCAAAAACCTCACGCCTTCATCACTCTTCTCCCAGAAATCCGTGAGGGGTTGGTGGCCTTGTGCCATGGAGGAAGATGGCAAAAAAATCCTGGCT GGTAAAGTGGAGATGACGCTGGAAGTGGTGGAAAAGAAGGAGGCAGAAGAGAGACCAGCTGGGAAAGGAAGAGATGAACCCAACATGAACCCTAAACTAGATCTTCCAAA CCGTCCAGATACATCCTTCCTTTGGTTCACTAATCCATGCAAGACCATGAAGTTTATAATATGGCGCAGATACAAATGGCTCTTCATTGGTCTCATTATTCTCATACTGGTCATCCTGTTTGTTGGAATCCTCTTGTATTCCTTCCCT AACTACATTTCCATGAAAATCGTGAAGCCATATTAA